From Triticum aestivum cultivar Chinese Spring chromosome 7B, IWGSC CS RefSeq v2.1, whole genome shotgun sequence:
TACGGAGAAAGACCGAGGCAGTGGAGGAGGTTTGAAAATTAAATGTTTAGATCCTTTTCCGCAAAGTTCTTTTCGAAACAATAAGTTGAGCATGAACATACCACAATAGTAAGTACGAAGGTGGTTTACCATTAACACAAATGATATTTCTACACGAACATTCACACAGAGTTAGGAGACATGgacatgtttgttgcaaaagaaaGAAGTATATGtactttttatttctatttttttgtGAAATTACTTTTTATCCAAGAGCATGTGCATTCAACCCTTGTTTTGAAACTCCGGAGAAGTAGATCTTGTTTTgaatttggatgtaatttttatttctggtattcgttgtactgccatgattgaagatgaatagaccggaagtttttctgaaaaaaaaaagcTCAAATGAGCTTGGTGAACAGTAAAAAAATGACATATGCTTTACAGGAATGTGATtccatgacgaatttttgcaagcacaTAAAACTTTTGTCAGTGTATGTCAAAAAAATTCACattggtttgatttttttttcaaatttactgttcacCTGAGCTAATTTGTGCTCGGGCTAAGAAACTCTGCGtccattttctttctctttttctctaGGATATATGTAGTATTTTAGAGGGCTCAAAATGGCGTAAAGTCTAGAAGTTCGGCGAGGGAAGATGCATCCTGTGACGCAACATTGTGCATTCAATCCTTCTTCCCACAATACTAACAGACTTGACCACTACAATTGCAAGCAAGTAGACAAATTGCAAACAGATCATTTTAGCGTGAATAGGCAGACTGGACTAACGTAGCAGACTCCATCGAATAAAAAATTGCTATCAGTGGTTGTTGGGCCGGATGAATCATTGAAAGCGCTGGGTGTTACCCCCTTATTAGCCCAGATCACCTGAAGACAGCTGGATCTGTCCGCGGAGTAGCATCCCTGCTAAGTTGGGCTGGCCATCTAGTGCGAAGTCACCGGTGAAGGCAACGAACGAGGGGCAAAAACGATTTGCGGGATGGCAGATGGATCTGGTACGTTCATGTGCATCATCAACGGCTAAGAATTTCAAATCGCTGTGGTGCCTTGTAGGTCACCTCATTATACTGTTTCTCAATAGAGATAAAAAGATCTGAATCAAATGCCAGGATGAGATAAGGATTTTCAATATGTCATTTCACAAACTATGTCTGAGTGATGTTATGATGAAAATGTGATGGTCTCATCACAACTTAATTTCCTAAGGTGACACAACGAAATATTTTTTTGGTTGAGCAAACTACATTGTTGGACCCCTGCCTTAGTCAGAACCAGTAGAACTTTGGTACGAGAATAGTTGTGTACGGAGGCAGAACACACATTTAGTCATTTCCATATAGTTTACAAAAACTAACCCATAGCAAGATGTGTCAACTTTTTTGGGCTCGGGACATTGTTTTCAAATTCCCGAATATGTGTTGAATACACGATTATATTtttagaaatcatgaacattttttatttcattgttttttaaatcatgattttttataatatgcaaacaatttttttaatcatgaacattttatgatccCCTAATAAAACCTCTACAGATTCCCTAATAAAACCTCTACCTAAGTGATGGTTTGTTTTGTTCGTTACTTAAGAATcagttttaatttttttgaacattttctaaaatttcatcGACATTGTTTTCAAATTTccaaatatgttttgaatacacgatcATATTTTATAAACCATgaatttttattttattgttttttaaatcatgatttttttaaatatgcGAACAGTTTTATTTTTAAATCACGAactttttatgatttctcaaatgttttttgaattcacaaacattttatgatgtATCTATATATTTTCTCAGTACTCGCAACTTCTTTGAaatttgtttttttggaaatcccagagtaatttaaagaaagaaaaacagaaaaaagatgagaaaggaaaaaagcaaaagaaaaacagGGATGTCACTACAGGCTGGCCCATTACGGCCTGCTATATATATTGCAGAAAAGGGGAAAAAAAGGGTATACCGACCAGGGCGTGCGGGTGACTTTGGCTTTAGCCACTGCGTTGGCTTCCTGCAAGTGTTATATAATTGTATTGACTGTTCTATAGAAACTAAATTGGACGGTGATTTTTTTTAAACGAATCGTTTTCTTTACTTACCGGTGGCATGGTGGGTAAATAGAAACAACTTCAGAGGCAATTTatatgacggacgaccagaaacccaattctctttattattaggtaaagataaagaggtaaagataaagataaagatttaCGGTCAACGAAATGCAATGAATTATGACAAATTGAATTACATATAATACAGTAGGTATTATAAAAAAGAATTACATATAATGAATAGAAAAAACGATACATTTGACTATACAAAGAATCATACTATATGCACGATCAATCACGGAAAAAGGAGAGACAGAAAATTATAATGGCGCCAGCTGCTTGGCGCTGTCGTTGTTGACTAGTAGAGATTGAGAAGCATCAAACCAGCCACGACGGCGGCCAGCCCGAGCGCTACCACAGGCTGAGCACCAGCCTGAGCCGCCGAGTTCGGCTGTGGCGTTGTCTGTGTGCACCGCTGCCTCGCCCCTCTCCTTCGGCATCTCACTACCTTGGACTGGACGTTGACCTGTACCTTCATGCCACCGGCGCAGTGCCCCGGCAGGCCGCAGATGAAGTACCGGGTCCCGACGGCGGCGAGCGGGATGACGTCGTTGCCGCTCGGGAACGTGGCGACGGGACTAGAGCTGCTGCAGTTGTCATAGGCCGTCTTGGTCACCTCCACCACGTTGTGCGCCGCAGCGGGGTACTGGAACCGGAGCGCGTCGCCGGTGTAGAACCTGATGGTGGAAGTCCATTGGGTGTAGTTTGTCCGGAGGTCCCACGACCCGGCCGGTGCGCCGACTGTGTAGGTGGCGCCGAGCGCCGTGCCGAACAGCGCCGCTGCGATCACTGCGGCAACAAGGAGAGCCCTGGTAGCAGCCGCCATGGATGAATGCCGATCGAGCGACTAGTAGCTCTAGCACTTGAGAAGATGACCCACGAAGGGTTGGATTGTTGAGATGATCGAGGGATGTAAGATCGAGGTCGCAGCTCTGGACTGGTTGTGTTGTAGCATGATGATACTCTGCGATATATACAGATGAGATGAGACGGTAGCTCGTTGAATGCGTCATACAGACTCTGTCAAATTAGCATTTGACCCACGCGTTGTTGTCCGGGTCGATCTGGAAATTGTAGCGCATAATTAAACTGTGGGCTCGTTGAATAATAAAGGATGAGAAGCTGCTAGCCTACTGCTTGATCGATTCCATACATACGTACTGCATAATAATCGGATGCTTCAACCGTTACATTTTTATGTTCTAAATAATCATCCGGATCACCTAGGTTCACCAGGTTGCACAATTTTTTTTAATAACACAAAAATTGTCATTTTCATTAATTATGGGAGAAGGTTTAGACAAACCGGTCCCTACTGCTTAACCGATCTATCAACGCTTCAACGCGCTAATATAATGAACTAGTTGCGCCTGCCACTCATAATTTGTCAGATTATTAGTGGCTGACACTAGACTGCGTCCGACAATAGTATGACCCACCTATAAGCCTTTCTTAAGTAGTGGTAACAGCAATCAGTTTCTAAAATAATGGGTCTATTAAAGGTGATACCAATATATAGCCCAACGATTCATGCCCTTAGCTTTGTTTCATTCACACTGGTACACAATCCAATATAATCCTACGAGTCGAAGACACAAGGACATCGCGAGAAGAATTCCTGGCAACCACGCCCATGCTTGCAACACTGATGCTCCCCACAAAGTTAATGTCAATATTGATCTTTATATAATCAAAAGGGGAGGCTCCCCGACTTCAAAAGTCCTTGTAGGAGTAGTGACTGGTTTTAACCCAGCCATCAGCCTCTTACCCTTGACATTTAGAATTACCTTTGAAATGGGAAGGCATGCCCAGAACGACGACCAATAGTTATCCACAAAATTAGCATAGACAGAGACGAATTCCTTCCCCTTTCCCAAAATAATATCATTTCTTAAGTGCCAAACTCTCCAAAAAATGATTATGATTTGCTCACGCATCAGAGAGCTCAATTGATCAAACAAAATAAGCTACCATTCTGGCCCAAGAAATTGAAGAATTCTTTCCATGGAGTATTCCAAACATCCTTCAACGCCAACAGAAGAGCCTTCGCCTTAGAGTAACTCACCAGGGCATGAAAAACATTTTTATCTTCCATACCACAAATAGAACACAGACCAAAAGTAGCATGCTGGTGCTTAACTCTCTTAACCCGGACTACCAGGCTATTAGACGTAGCATGCTAGAAAAAAATTCTGATTTTCTGAGGAACATTCGCCTTCCACATGAGTTCCAAAGCATCCTATCCCCATTCCTTCGGCCACTTGATTATCCACAATCATCTGTACGCTCCTTGGGATGCCGTGCCAAATTGTATGCACTTTGTCCGGAGAACAAACCATTCTTTTCACGATGCCACATGATAAAATCACCATCCCCCGAGCATACAGTACGCAACTTTAGAGTTTCATCCGCATCATGGGGTAGAACAAGTACTACTATCATGGGGGTAAGACAAAATGACTTGAGAAATATCAACATGGACTTACTAATATTCTTGAATACATTATCTAGCGTGCAGTCTATAAGAAACATATATGTTAAAATCtaggattttttttctaaatgttgATAAATAAATAAACAAGCTTGAGTACATTACCCCTTCCGTGTCATACCACGATGATTTTTCTATGGAAGCATTTAACCATCTCATTAGGGGCATTGTGTACCATCTCCTATTCTACAAAGCATATGAGGAATTCAAACACTTATCACAAATTCCATTGGTGAGAAGCATATCTCAATAGTTGCAGTGGCAATGGGAAGAGTTAGTACTAGATTTAAGAGTTGCTAAAAAGAAGGATAAGAAAGATGCTTAACACTACTAATTTAGCCATGTCATTAATAGTGTCTATGCTGACAAATCTTTTATCATTGTGTATATTATCTAAGAGGCAAGAGCACTAGAGATCCACAAACTTGCATTGGATGTGATGGTTTAGTCCAGAAACTTGCAAAAGGTGATCAACCCATCCATAAACTTGCAAACTATGTGATGGTTTAGTCCACAGCCAATCAGACACGGACAATTGGCGCCCAGCTGGCTGCTTCGTGGCACGCCTGGTCGGACCGGCTTTTTTGCGGAAAACCCCTCAACTTTCCAGGAAATCACAAACCGCCCAGAGATTGCTGATGTTTGGAAATGTATCAGAGGCTCACATATCAAACATGGTGCTGATGCTTTGGCTCCTGCTGATGATATTGTAGCTCAGAAAATTTTTAGGTGTTTGCTCCTCGGGGAGTTGGCCTCAATGTGCTCCGCCCAAGCTGTTGAGTCGGATGAATAGTGCAGCCCTCTCAAGATTCTGATGACAAAAATTCAACTCCAGATGATGAAAGCAATTGTGGTTGCTCGAACGGTGAGTCTGTTTGCACAGCAGGAACAGATGAGCCACAGCGTAATGGAGTGTTTAAATCTTCAACTCTGCTTGCTCACTGTGACCGCGTCACAGGATTAGCCATTGGAGGTATAAACACAACATGGCCAGTGTACTGTGTACATAATACACTGTTTCATTATTGGAGGCATCATGCCATAATTTAGTACAATCATGCAAAACATTTTGATCTGGGCACCGATGCAATATGCAAAAATCTGGAAAGAAATGATAATTAGGTCTATGGAGTGTTATAGTACCATTCAAAATTTCAACTTGTAACCCAAAATGTGTTAGAAGAAAACAGTGTATAATTATTTGAATGAAACCTCCATAGACAGATTTATTGTGTCATTTGACAGATTTAATTTTTCATTTCCATATCTTTGGACATAGATTATAACTTCAAATTCCATAGTGTAGTGTTGAGAAATAAATCTAACAATTTTTTTGCTGAAGTTTTATGTTCATTTTATGCCGAAACCAAAATGAAATGCACAACTGACCTTTCTATTACTCCCCCCGTTtacaaatataagacattttaaCTTTTTTGTGAaccggatgtatatagacacgatTTAATGTGTTTGTTCGctcatttcagtctgtatgtagtctatactgaaatatccaaaacatgttatatttgtgaacggagggagtattttgcagTTCTGCTAGATATCCCACTTCATATACTTCCAGTGTTTTACTATGTTTTTATCCGTTGTGCTATGTTATTTGGTTTCTGTCCGTGGCCATCGCTTGCCTTACCATGCTAGTGGATCTTCCTAATGCCTTTGACCAGAATTATGACTCAAGTAATCTGTGTTGATGAATCTTTACTGTATTGCAGGGGGATTCTTGTTTAGTTCTTCCTACGACAAAACAATCAATGTATGGTCGCTGCAGGTATGAAACTGTCGGTGTACACTCTTCTCTTGATGAGCTGTTAATTGTGTGAGTGTCATTCTTGGAATGAATAGCATGTTTTTCTTGTAGTGAGAAATCACAGTGGCATACAGCAAACACATCCATTACCATAAAATGCATAACCTTTCTGTGACCCATTTTTTGTGACTTGGCTTGCTTCTACAGGACTTCTCACATATGCAGACTTTAAAGGGTCGAGCACAAAATCACAGCAATTGTTGTGTTGACAATGATAACCAGTCTCTTTGTATAAGCGGAGACAGTGGCAGTGGAATTTTTGTCTGGCGTGTTGGTACCTCTCTGAAGCAAGAATCATTGAATAAATGGTATGAAACTAATGATTGGATCTACCGAGGTGTTCACTGTTTGGCTGTATCTGGAACCGGTCATCTTTATACTGGTCGTAGAGACAAATCTATTAAAGCCTGACTTGCTTTTTCAGTGTCATATTGAAACAGGGTGGTTGGTTGGGTTGTATTAAAATTATAGACAAAGTTGAGGAGTTTTTCGCAAAAAAGCCGACCAGGTGTGCCACGAAGCAGCCAGCTGGGCGCCAATTGTCCGCATCTGATTGGTTGTGGACTAAACCATCACATAGTTTGCAAGTTTATGGATGAATTGATCATCTTTTATAAGTTTCTGAACTAAACCATCACATCCAACGCAAGTTTATGGGTCTCTAGTGCTCTTGCCTCATTATCTAATGTAGAGGCAAAAATCCTGTTCAAGATGGTCCAACAGGTCATCACTGAAGTCATTAGGACAATACTTAGCCAACTTCACTAGATTCTGATCATCATAATGACTAG
This genomic window contains:
- the LOC123161667 gene encoding uclacyanin 1 — translated: MAAATRALLVAAVIAAALFGTALGATYTVGAPAGSWDLRTNYTQWTSTIRFYTGDALRFQYPAAAHNVVEVTKTAYDNCSSSSPVATFPSGNDVIPLAAVGTRYFICGLPGHCAGGMKVQVNVQSKVVRCRRRGARQRCTQTTPQPNSAAQAGAQPVVALGLAAVVAGLMLLNLY